Proteins from a genomic interval of Chroococcidiopsis thermalis PCC 7203:
- a CDS encoding ATP-binding protein, producing MPEKEPQQTQHWLEIEDNAGKRVVVLEAATCTLGRDSSNSIVLQSKLVSRQHAILLRVTTPGTANHFFRIIDGNLQGKPSTNGIRINKKSCFSHDLKHGDEIEFAGDVSATYYCNSDRESDSSGLNSSSHHSPPTQIIENIEFANSKESVLVRLASFPELISNPILEFDLTGDITYINPAAVAQFPDLREVKLQHPIMAGIVERVQDDRETFFVREIEVLDKIFEQSVHYLPENELVRSYIVDITARKHTELALRESETKNRALLKAIPDLILRIGADGTYLDYIPAKDSEFSATSSQMIGKNEYDVLPMEVAEQRMRYVHAALETGKPQLFEYQLQVNDKIRVEEARIVVSGDREVLAIIRDITERKRVETLLQQAYDELELRVEQRTAELRLANEQLRREITERQRVEEALRSSVATNRALLNAIPDSMFRLSQDGTLLNYKAAKDDWLIASHTEPVGKKLSDLFVPEIARPLVECVEQAIATGEIQVYEYRLTIAEQPRDYEARIALSEEDEVMAIVRDITERKGAEAEIRQALAREKELNELKSRFVTMASHEFRTPLTTILSSAELLEDYSSKWTEEKKRHHFQRIITAVKHMTGLLDDVLLIGKADAGKLEFNPSPIDLIEFCRELVEGMQITTTAHKILLRTQGDSINAGMDEKLLRQVLGNLLSNAIKYSPNGGSIYFDIISREGAAIFRIQDEGIGIPMGDRDRLFHSFHRASNVGNISGTGLGLAIVKKSVDAHGGQIHMKSEVGVGTIFMVKIPLC from the coding sequence GTGCCAGAGAAAGAACCACAGCAAACTCAGCATTGGCTGGAGATCGAAGATAACGCAGGTAAGCGCGTAGTCGTTTTGGAGGCTGCCACCTGCACTCTGGGGCGTGACTCTTCTAACTCGATTGTATTGCAGTCTAAGCTTGTCTCTCGCCAGCACGCGATCTTGTTGCGCGTCACAACTCCTGGTACTGCCAACCATTTTTTTCGCATCATTGACGGTAATTTACAAGGCAAGCCCAGCACGAATGGCATTCGCATCAATAAAAAATCTTGTTTCTCGCACGACCTCAAACACGGCGATGAAATTGAATTTGCTGGAGATGTAAGTGCCACTTACTACTGCAATAGCGATCGCGAATCTGATTCTAGTGGACTAAATTCTAGCTCTCATCACAGCCCACCTACGCAAATTATTGAAAATATCGAGTTTGCTAATTCTAAAGAGTCAGTACTCGTTCGCTTGGCTTCATTTCCTGAATTAATATCAAATCCGATACTAGAATTCGATCTCACGGGCGATATTACTTACATTAACCCCGCAGCGGTGGCTCAATTTCCCGATCTGCGGGAAGTGAAACTCCAGCATCCAATTATGGCTGGAATTGTAGAAAGAGTGCAAGACGATCGCGAAACGTTTTTTGTTCGTGAAATAGAAGTTCTTGACAAAATTTTCGAGCAATCCGTCCACTACTTACCTGAAAATGAGCTGGTCAGAAGCTATATCGTCGATATTACCGCGCGCAAGCACACCGAGCTAGCACTGCGAGAAAGCGAAACTAAAAACCGGGCTTTGCTCAAGGCAATCCCCGACTTAATCTTGCGGATCGGTGCGGATGGAACGTATCTGGACTACATACCAGCTAAAGACAGCGAGTTTTCTGCCACCAGCAGTCAAATGATTGGTAAGAACGAGTACGACGTGTTACCAATGGAAGTCGCCGAACAAAGAATGCGCTACGTCCATGCTGCTTTAGAGACAGGTAAACCCCAGCTTTTTGAGTACCAACTACAGGTTAACGATAAAATTCGCGTGGAAGAAGCACGCATCGTTGTTAGCGGCGATCGCGAAGTACTAGCTATTATCCGAGATATTACAGAGCGCAAGCGGGTAGAAACTTTATTACAACAAGCATACGACGAATTAGAGCTGAGAGTAGAACAGCGCACGGCAGAATTAAGATTAGCCAACGAGCAACTACGCAGAGAAATTACCGAACGCCAGAGGGTAGAAGAGGCTTTGCGTTCCAGCGTCGCTACCAATCGCGCCCTGCTAAATGCAATTCCCGACTCCATGTTTCGTCTCAGTCAAGATGGCACTCTCCTCAACTACAAAGCAGCAAAGGATGATTGGCTGATTGCTTCTCACACCGAGCCAGTTGGCAAAAAACTCTCTGACCTATTTGTGCCAGAGATCGCTCGACCATTAGTAGAATGTGTCGAGCAAGCGATCGCTACAGGTGAAATCCAAGTCTATGAATATAGATTGACAATTGCAGAACAACCGCGAGATTACGAAGCCCGCATTGCTTTAAGCGAAGAAGACGAAGTGATGGCGATCGTGCGCGACATCACCGAGCGAAAAGGAGCAGAAGCAGAAATCAGACAAGCTCTAGCAAGAGAAAAAGAACTGAACGAACTCAAATCTCGCTTCGTCACGATGGCATCCCACGAATTCCGCACGCCATTGACGACAATTTTATCTTCAGCAGAGTTATTAGAAGATTACAGTTCCAAGTGGACAGAAGAGAAAAAACGCCATCATTTTCAACGCATCATTACCGCTGTCAAACACATGACTGGTTTGCTGGATGATGTCCTCTTAATTGGCAAAGCAGACGCAGGTAAGCTGGAATTCAATCCATCACCCATAGATCTGATCGAATTTTGCCGCGAACTGGTTGAAGGGATGCAAATCACAACCACTGCTCATAAAATTCTTCTGCGCACGCAGGGAGATAGTATCAATGCTGGTATGGATGAAAAGCTTTTGCGACAGGTACTAGGAAATTTACTCTCTAATGCAATTAAGTATTCACCTAATGGTGGAAGTATTTATTTCGACATTATTTCAAGGGAAGGAGCAGCAATCTTCCGAATTCAAGACGAAGGCATCGGCATTCCGATGGGCGATCGCGATCGACTCTTCCATTCCTTCCACAGAGCTAGCAACGTCGGTAATATCTCCGGTACGGGATTGGGACTTGCTATTGTCAAAAAATCTGTCGATGCCCACGGCGGTCAAATTCACATGAAAAGCGAAGTCGGAGTCGGCACGATCTTTATGGTGAAAATACCTCTTTGTTAG
- a CDS encoding SDR family oxidoreductase: MTKLKPIAQQVVAIVGASSGIGRETALKFAAKGAKVIVAARSEPGLLSLVEEIEAAKGEATYILADVSDFQQVKAIADKAVATYGRLDTWVHAAATGILAPFEQITPEEFKRVIDVVLMGQVYGAMAALPYLKQEGRGALIHISSLEGRRSLPLQSPYSSAKHGLEGFLESLRVELQHENIPISVTSILPAVINTPYYNKVKTKLGVKPTGIPPYYQPSLVADAILYAAEHPTRDYIVGDVGRVLDLLQRLSPSLVDTLLVLVGFQGQRTKEVKSEDAPNNVFAPITGYDKVEGDFRHWTIPSFTEWLEKILP, encoded by the coding sequence GTGACAAAACTCAAGCCGATCGCGCAACAAGTTGTGGCAATTGTTGGTGCATCTAGTGGAATTGGAAGAGAAACAGCATTAAAGTTTGCTGCAAAAGGTGCAAAAGTTATCGTGGCAGCCCGTAGCGAACCAGGGTTGCTCTCCTTAGTAGAAGAAATCGAAGCGGCAAAAGGGGAGGCGACTTATATTCTGGCGGATGTTAGCGACTTTCAACAAGTCAAAGCGATCGCAGATAAAGCAGTAGCAACCTACGGCAGACTCGATACTTGGGTTCATGCGGCTGCTACAGGTATTCTTGCCCCGTTTGAACAAATTACGCCAGAAGAATTCAAACGTGTCATTGACGTTGTATTGATGGGACAAGTGTATGGCGCAATGGCAGCTCTACCATATTTAAAGCAAGAAGGACGGGGGGCGCTAATTCATATTTCTTCATTAGAAGGTAGGCGATCGCTCCCTTTGCAAAGTCCTTATTCGTCAGCTAAGCACGGCTTAGAAGGCTTTCTCGAATCTCTGCGCGTCGAATTACAACACGAAAACATCCCTATCAGCGTCACCAGTATCCTACCTGCTGTGATCAATACTCCCTACTACAACAAAGTCAAAACCAAACTGGGAGTAAAACCCACGGGTATACCTCCTTACTACCAGCCGAGCCTGGTTGCCGATGCCATCCTCTACGCTGCCGAACATCCCACCCGTGACTACATTGTAGGAGATGTAGGTAGAGTCCTAGATCTGCTGCAACGGCTATCACCATCTCTAGTAGATACTCTTCTGGTACTGGTAGGTTTTCAAGGACAACGTACTAAGGAAGTGAAGTCAGAAGATGCACCTAACAACGTCTTTGCTCCAATTACAGGCTACGACAAAGTTGAAGGCGATTTCCGCCACTGGACGATTCCCAGTTTTACCGAGTGGCTAGAGAAAATTTTGCCTTAA
- a CDS encoding DUF4198 domain-containing protein encodes MRKYLSKLMLALTILPLISQPVFAHVIWVIKGEKQGEYEVLYGHPEEDKPEAYDSIKFQEATAYNSYGFPQPLEVKRKFEGVTLVSPGDIAVITAVNNNGYFIVSNDDEYTNVFRPDALAANNEATEVTHTYKYTKSFFQPTGLATQPFGMKMEIVPLQDPFDVGAGGSLRVQVLFEGKPVTDVTVEYEGKEVPVNDRGIATITLTQKDIQIVEAEYRVPSTDDPATDEIAYAASLAIQKK; translated from the coding sequence GTGAGGAAATATCTCAGCAAATTGATGCTGGCTCTGACAATTTTACCATTAATTAGTCAGCCAGTTTTCGCCCACGTTATCTGGGTAATCAAGGGCGAAAAGCAAGGAGAGTATGAAGTTTTATACGGGCATCCAGAGGAGGATAAACCAGAAGCATACGATTCAATCAAATTTCAAGAAGCTACAGCTTACAATAGTTATGGATTTCCTCAACCGCTAGAAGTTAAAAGAAAATTTGAAGGCGTAACCCTAGTTTCCCCAGGAGATATTGCTGTCATTACTGCCGTCAATAACAATGGTTACTTCATTGTTTCTAATGACGATGAATACACAAATGTTTTCCGACCAGATGCTTTAGCAGCTAACAACGAAGCGACTGAAGTTACTCACACATACAAATACACCAAATCTTTTTTCCAGCCTACGGGTTTAGCCACCCAACCATTTGGAATGAAAATGGAAATTGTACCTTTACAAGATCCGTTTGATGTTGGTGCAGGTGGCTCGTTGCGCGTGCAAGTCTTGTTTGAAGGCAAACCCGTAACAGATGTAACTGTAGAATATGAAGGGAAGGAAGTACCGGTAAACGATCGCGGTATTGCTACAATTACTCTGACACAGAAAGACATACAAATTGTGGAAGCAGAGTATAGAGTTCCTTCTACCGACGATCCAGCTACCGATGAAATTGCTTACGCTGCCTCGCTAGCAATTCAGAAGAAATAA
- a CDS encoding zinc-dependent alcohol dehydrogenase family protein translates to MRAMILEAQGKLLRVAELPIPQPNSQQVLIRVRACGVCRTDLHIVDGELTQPKLPLILGHQIVGTVAAVGEQVQQFQIGNRVGVPWLGHTCNCCRYCLSGRENLCDYAQFTGYQIDGGYAEYAVADAQFCFPIPEGYPDLQAAPLLCAGLIGYRSYRMAEDAEKIGFYGFGAAAHILIQLARYQGREVYAFTRAGDVKGQEFALNLGAVWAGCSEDLPPVPLDAAIIFAPIGSLVPTALRAVVKGGVVVCAGIHMSNIPAFPYEILWEERVLRSVANLTRRDGEEFLALAPQVPIRTEVHPFPLVQANEALDALRSGKINGAAVIVVE, encoded by the coding sequence ATGCGAGCAATGATACTAGAGGCACAGGGTAAACTGCTACGAGTAGCAGAACTACCAATACCACAGCCTAATTCGCAACAAGTACTGATTCGGGTTCGGGCTTGCGGTGTCTGTCGCACTGACTTGCATATCGTTGATGGAGAATTAACCCAACCCAAACTTCCCCTCATACTGGGACATCAAATTGTTGGTACCGTTGCTGCTGTAGGGGAACAGGTGCAACAATTTCAAATAGGTAATCGCGTCGGCGTTCCGTGGCTAGGGCATACTTGCAACTGCTGTCGTTATTGCCTGAGTGGACGCGAAAACTTATGCGACTACGCCCAGTTTACGGGATATCAAATCGATGGTGGTTATGCCGAATATGCTGTAGCCGATGCCCAATTCTGCTTTCCCATTCCTGAAGGCTATCCCGACTTGCAAGCTGCACCGCTGTTGTGTGCCGGGCTCATCGGTTATCGCTCCTATAGAATGGCAGAGGACGCAGAAAAAATTGGTTTTTATGGTTTTGGTGCAGCCGCCCATATTTTGATTCAACTCGCTCGCTACCAAGGGCGAGAAGTGTATGCTTTTACTCGTGCGGGAGACGTAAAAGGGCAGGAATTTGCTCTAAATTTAGGTGCTGTCTGGGCTGGATGTTCAGAAGATTTACCACCAGTCCCTTTAGATGCAGCAATTATTTTTGCCCCGATTGGTTCTTTGGTTCCGACTGCTTTACGTGCGGTGGTTAAGGGGGGTGTGGTTGTCTGTGCGGGAATTCACATGAGTAATATTCCTGCCTTTCCTTACGAAATTTTATGGGAAGAAAGAGTATTGCGATCCGTTGCTAATTTGACGCGCCGTGATGGGGAAGAATTTCTCGCTTTAGCTCCTCAAGTTCCAATTCGGACTGAAGTTCACCCTTTTCCCTTAGTGCAAGCAAATGAAGCCTTAGATGCGCTGCGTAGCGGCAAAATTAACGGAGCTGCTGTAATTGTAGTGGAATAA
- the dnaK gene encoding molecular chaperone DnaK, producing MAKVVGIDLGTTNSCVAVMEGGKPTVIANAEGFRTTPSVVAYAKNGDRLVGQIAKRQAVMNPENTFYSVKRFIGRKHEEVTHETTEVSYKVLRDSSGNVKLDCPAAGKQFAPEEISAQVLRKLVEDASKYLGETVTQAVITVPAYFNDSQRQATKDAGKIAGIEVLRIINEPTAASLAYGFDKKSNETILVFDLGGGTFDVSILEVGDGVFEVLATSGDTHLGGDDFDKKIVDYLAEEFRRTEGIDLRKDRQALQRLTEAAEKAKIELSSVTQAEINLPFITATQDGPKHLDMTLTRAKFEELCSDLIDRCRVPVENAMRDAKLDKSAINEVVLVGGSTRIPAVQEVVKRVLGRDPNQSVNPDEVVAVGAAIQAGVLAGDVTGILLLDVSPLSLGVETLGGVMTRIIPRNTTIPTKKSEVFSTAVDGQTNVEIHVLQGEREMSNDNKSLGTFRLDGIPPAPRGVPQIEVTFDIDANGILNVTAKDKGSGKEQSISITGASTLDKNEVERMVTEAERNASTDKDRREKVDRKNQADSLSYQAEKQLKDLGDKVPASDRTKVEGLIKDLREAVNKEDDEAIQRVMPELQQTLYAIGTNLYQQAGGAAPGGADPGAGEGGSTSAPGGDDVIDADFTESK from the coding sequence ATGGCAAAAGTAGTTGGAATTGACTTAGGTACGACAAACTCTTGCGTGGCAGTGATGGAAGGTGGTAAGCCTACTGTAATTGCCAACGCTGAGGGATTTCGCACAACGCCTTCTGTAGTAGCTTATGCCAAGAATGGCGATCGCTTGGTGGGTCAAATCGCTAAGCGTCAAGCGGTGATGAACCCAGAGAATACTTTTTACTCTGTCAAGCGTTTCATCGGACGCAAACATGAGGAAGTCACCCACGAAACCACTGAAGTGTCCTACAAAGTCTTGCGGGATAGCAGTGGTAATGTCAAACTCGATTGTCCTGCGGCTGGCAAGCAGTTTGCTCCAGAAGAAATTTCCGCTCAAGTCCTGCGCAAGCTGGTAGAAGATGCTAGCAAGTATCTCGGCGAAACGGTGACTCAAGCGGTTATCACCGTACCTGCTTACTTCAACGACTCTCAGCGTCAAGCTACCAAAGACGCTGGTAAAATCGCTGGGATCGAAGTACTGCGGATTATCAACGAGCCTACTGCTGCTTCGCTTGCCTACGGATTTGACAAAAAGAGCAACGAAACTATCCTCGTATTTGACTTAGGTGGTGGTACGTTTGACGTATCGATTCTAGAAGTAGGTGATGGCGTATTTGAAGTACTAGCCACTTCTGGAGACACGCACTTAGGTGGTGACGACTTCGACAAGAAAATTGTTGATTACCTAGCTGAAGAATTTAGAAGAACTGAAGGCATCGACCTGCGTAAAGACAGACAAGCACTGCAACGCTTAACCGAAGCCGCAGAAAAAGCCAAGATCGAGCTATCTAGCGTCACTCAAGCAGAAATCAACCTGCCATTTATCACCGCAACCCAGGATGGTCCAAAACACCTGGATATGACGCTCACCCGTGCTAAGTTTGAAGAACTCTGCTCGGACTTGATCGATCGCTGTCGCGTTCCTGTAGAAAATGCGATGCGCGATGCCAAGCTAGACAAGAGTGCTATCAATGAAGTTGTCTTAGTTGGTGGTTCTACCCGTATTCCTGCCGTACAAGAAGTTGTCAAGCGGGTTTTGGGTAGAGATCCTAACCAAAGCGTCAACCCTGATGAAGTGGTAGCAGTTGGTGCAGCGATCCAAGCTGGCGTACTAGCAGGTGACGTTACAGGCATTCTGTTGCTAGACGTATCGCCGCTGTCGCTGGGTGTAGAAACCCTTGGTGGTGTGATGACAAGGATCATTCCTCGCAACACCACGATTCCTACCAAGAAATCAGAAGTCTTCTCCACCGCTGTAGACGGTCAAACGAATGTAGAAATTCACGTTCTACAAGGCGAACGGGAGATGTCCAATGACAATAAGAGCTTGGGAACCTTCCGTTTAGATGGCATTCCTCCCGCACCCCGTGGCGTACCGCAAATCGAAGTTACTTTCGATATTGACGCTAACGGTATCCTCAACGTTACCGCAAAGGATAAGGGTAGCGGTAAGGAGCAGTCAATCAGCATCACTGGCGCTTCTACTCTCGATAAGAATGAAGTCGAGCGCATGGTGACGGAAGCTGAAAGAAACGCCTCGACTGACAAAGACCGCCGCGAGAAAGTCGATCGCAAGAACCAAGCTGACTCTCTGTCATACCAAGCCGAGAAGCAGTTGAAAGACTTGGGTGATAAAGTTCCAGCGAGCGATCGCACTAAGGTTGAAGGTTTAATTAAAGACCTGCGGGAAGCCGTCAACAAAGAAGATGACGAAGCGATCCAACGGGTAATGCCAGAACTGCAACAAACACTCTACGCGATCGGTACTAACCTCTATCAACAAGCTGGTGGTGCTGCGCCTGGTGGAGCCGATCCTGGTGCTGGCGAAGGTGGTTCTACCTCCGCACCTGGTGGCGACGACGTAATCGACGCTGACTTCACCGAAAGCAAGTAA
- a CDS encoding acetoacetate decarboxylase family protein codes for MSYPQAPWTLQGYAYQTLQLLECDRVRPLIPSELNLVSVFPGKTVGGVYLSNYGAGSVLEYSELIVVAAFVSYGGEIGGWVSHIYVDNPDSVAGGREIWGLPKEIAEFTWTDRSVSVRQGDRILCCLKYHQQNFGLPIPLGASSFSSLNSNLLLFPAQLKARLGLVSSQLEIPPESPFGGLNLGQPWLTVHADQMELTVGQPSIVGQRDLEFNVV; via the coding sequence ATGTCTTACCCTCAAGCACCCTGGACGCTTCAAGGCTACGCCTATCAAACTCTGCAACTTTTGGAGTGCGATCGCGTGCGTCCCCTAATTCCTTCAGAATTAAATCTTGTTTCTGTCTTTCCTGGAAAAACCGTTGGCGGTGTTTATTTATCTAACTATGGTGCTGGTTCCGTGCTGGAATACAGCGAGTTAATCGTTGTTGCTGCTTTTGTCAGCTATGGTGGAGAAATTGGCGGTTGGGTTTCTCACATTTATGTAGATAACCCTGATTCTGTAGCGGGTGGTCGCGAGATTTGGGGATTACCGAAGGAAATCGCTGAATTTACCTGGACAGATCGTAGCGTGAGTGTGAGGCAAGGCGATCGCATTCTTTGCTGTCTGAAGTACCATCAGCAGAACTTTGGTCTGCCAATACCCTTGGGTGCATCTAGCTTTAGTAGTCTAAACTCTAATCTACTCCTGTTTCCCGCTCAATTAAAGGCTCGTTTAGGATTAGTGAGTTCCCAATTAGAAATTCCCCCAGAAAGTCCTTTTGGGGGATTAAATCTCGGTCAACCTTGGTTGACAGTTCATGCTGACCAAATGGAATTGACAGTTGGTCAGCCTTCTATTGTGGGGCAAAGAGATTTAGAATTTAACGTAGTGTGA
- a CDS encoding response regulator transcription factor, producing the protein MKDLFCQLDSRKKQVLIVDDLLDNCLLLATILEAEGYEVDTTDCGYKAIAKIEANPPDLVLLDVMMPNIDGYEVAQWISQNQPSVSIVLVTAYDTLPQLDPRKVKIDGFIRKPIDLDEVLLKVETLLATKQEQAKTQNFTKIIPIYSRTDKRILLKKNEAVDRKSFSRYDY; encoded by the coding sequence ATGAAAGACCTATTCTGCCAGCTTGATTCTAGAAAAAAGCAAGTTCTGATTGTCGATGACTTGCTCGACAACTGTTTGCTTTTGGCAACAATATTAGAAGCAGAGGGGTATGAGGTTGATACCACAGACTGTGGATATAAAGCCATTGCAAAAATCGAAGCAAATCCACCAGATTTGGTTTTATTAGATGTAATGATGCCAAACATCGATGGATATGAAGTCGCGCAGTGGATCTCGCAAAATCAACCTTCAGTCTCGATCGTGCTAGTTACGGCTTATGACACTTTGCCCCAATTAGACCCAAGAAAGGTCAAAATTGACGGCTTCATTCGCAAGCCAATAGATTTAGATGAAGTTTTGCTAAAAGTTGAAACACTTTTGGCAACCAAACAAGAGCAGGCAAAAACACAAAATTTTACAAAGATAATTCCGATTTATTCCCGAACTGATAAAAGAATACTGCTCAAGAAAAATGAAGCAGTAGACAGGAAGAGTTTCAGCCGATACGATTATTAA
- a CDS encoding TIGR00725 family protein, translated as MRKIAIGVMGAGENATVIDCTSAYELGKAIAQQGWVLLTGGRNVGVMDAASRGAKSANGLTVGILPGSDRHDASEAVDIAIATGMGNARNNINVLSSDVIITCGTGAGTISEIALALKANKPVILLNSEIESQNFWQKLSVNNIYFVSSVAAAIATVKTLIL; from the coding sequence ATGAGAAAAATTGCGATCGGGGTTATGGGAGCTGGAGAAAATGCCACAGTCATAGACTGTACCTCTGCCTATGAATTAGGTAAAGCGATCGCCCAACAAGGATGGGTATTGCTTACTGGTGGGAGAAACGTAGGCGTGATGGACGCGGCTAGTCGGGGAGCAAAATCTGCAAATGGCTTAACAGTTGGAATCTTGCCTGGTAGCGATCGCCATGATGCTTCTGAAGCGGTAGATATCGCGATCGCAACGGGGATGGGAAACGCTCGTAATAATATTAACGTTCTTTCTAGTGATGTTATTATCACCTGCGGTACGGGTGCAGGTACAATATCAGAAATTGCTTTAGCTTTGAAAGCAAATAAGCCAGTGATTCTGTTAAATTCTGAAATAGAAAGTCAAAATTTCTGGCAAAAATTATCAGTAAATAATATTTATTTTGTTAGTAGTGTTGCAGCAGCGATCGCTACTGTCAAGACCCTAATTTTATAG
- a CDS encoding RNB domain-containing ribonuclease — MDKGMLVEFRVQGDRRLGVVDRPDGKTRWFVIDDRGQSHSLAPRQFTYEIRGQSYKPSDIANFLAEVQPYLDPSSLEVAWELLIEAGESATPAQMANLLFSDQSQALCYAAHYLLSEDKIYFKQKGDAYEPRSASQVAERKHQLEVEATRAREQQEFLLRTERALKGEAVEWQRYDRQRLDAIAKYAILLVEGTRQGLNPDALVRAYPPPAIVTETMSTLGRNATPVTAFQLLVDLGLWSPHENLHLRRSQIPVEFSTEVISVAQQRLEFPPPDPDTQRLDLTHLKVYTIDDQSTSEIDDGVSWEVLADGRERLWIHIADPTRWLIPEDELDLEARRRGTTMYLPTGMSSMFPVALATGPMSLIQGQVCCALSFGVILDAAGAVQEYTIHASLIKPTYRLTYEDVDEMLDLGVQAEPEIAAIANWARCRQAWRQSQGAISISLPETAIKVKDDEITIEVLNDSSSRQLVAEMMILAGEVAGRYGQAHNLALPFRGQPQPELPPEEELLQLPAGFVRACAMRRCMPKSEMSITPSRHAGLGLEMYTQATSPIRRYSDLLTHFQLKAHLRGETPPFSAEALREVMQSVFAMTQEMSLVERQTNRYWGLEYLRRHAQDVWQAIVLMWLREDSRLALILIEDLGLQLPMTFKRGVSLGEQILIKVAYVDPRQDTIQFQEVSYSEAVAAN; from the coding sequence ATTGACAAAGGAATGCTAGTCGAATTTAGGGTGCAAGGCGATCGCCGTTTGGGAGTGGTAGACCGTCCAGATGGGAAAACTCGTTGGTTTGTCATAGACGATCGCGGTCAATCCCACAGCCTTGCCCCGCGCCAGTTTACTTACGAAATCCGAGGTCAGTCTTACAAACCCTCAGATATTGCCAATTTTTTAGCAGAAGTACAGCCCTATCTCGACCCATCTAGCTTAGAGGTAGCGTGGGAGTTGCTGATAGAAGCAGGAGAAAGCGCTACTCCAGCACAGATGGCAAACTTATTATTCTCCGACCAGAGCCAAGCTCTGTGTTATGCCGCTCACTATTTGCTTTCTGAAGATAAGATATATTTCAAGCAAAAGGGAGATGCTTACGAGCCTCGTTCTGCTAGCCAGGTAGCAGAACGGAAACACCAGCTTGAAGTAGAAGCAACAAGAGCGCGAGAACAGCAGGAATTTCTGTTGCGTACCGAACGAGCGCTGAAGGGAGAAGCCGTAGAATGGCAGCGATACGATCGCCAGCGCCTGGATGCGATCGCCAAGTATGCAATACTTTTAGTTGAAGGGACTCGTCAGGGATTAAATCCAGATGCCCTCGTACGAGCTTATCCGCCACCAGCGATCGTGACGGAGACTATGAGTACTTTGGGGCGTAACGCGACTCCCGTAACAGCATTTCAACTTTTGGTAGATTTGGGTCTGTGGAGTCCGCATGAAAACCTTCACTTGCGTCGCAGTCAAATCCCCGTAGAATTCTCAACCGAGGTTATATCAGTGGCGCAGCAGCGGTTAGAATTTCCACCCCCCGACCCAGACACTCAACGGCTGGACTTAACTCATTTGAAAGTTTACACGATCGACGACCAGAGTACGAGCGAAATTGACGACGGTGTAAGCTGGGAAGTCTTAGCTGATGGGCGAGAACGCTTGTGGATACATATTGCCGATCCGACTCGTTGGCTCATACCAGAGGATGAATTAGATCTAGAAGCGCGGCGGCGCGGTACGACCATGTACTTACCGACAGGTATGAGTTCCATGTTTCCAGTGGCACTGGCGACGGGACCCATGAGCTTAATACAGGGTCAGGTTTGCTGCGCTCTCAGTTTTGGTGTCATTTTGGATGCAGCAGGAGCAGTCCAAGAATATACCATCCATGCCAGTTTAATCAAACCGACCTATCGGCTGACCTATGAAGATGTCGATGAGATGTTGGATCTGGGCGTACAAGCCGAGCCAGAAATCGCCGCGATCGCTAACTGGGCGCGCTGTCGTCAAGCATGGCGACAGTCTCAGGGGGCAATTAGTATTAGTTTGCCAGAAACCGCGATTAAAGTTAAAGACGACGAAATTACAATTGAAGTCTTAAACGATTCTTCCTCCCGCCAACTGGTGGCGGAAATGATGATTTTGGCTGGAGAAGTTGCCGGACGCTACGGTCAAGCACATAATCTTGCCCTGCCATTTCGCGGTCAGCCGCAGCCCGAGTTACCCCCAGAAGAAGAGTTATTGCAATTACCTGCTGGCTTCGTACGTGCCTGTGCTATGCGCCGTTGTATGCCTAAAAGTGAAATGAGTATTACCCCTTCCCGCCATGCTGGTTTGGGCTTGGAGATGTATACTCAGGCAACTTCTCCGATTCGTCGCTATAGCGATTTGCTGACCCATTTTCAACTCAAGGCACACCTACGGGGTGAAACTCCACCGTTTTCAGCGGAAGCACTTCGTGAAGTGATGCAATCTGTGTTTGCCATGACTCAAGAGATGTCGTTAGTAGAAAGGCAAACCAATCGTTATTGGGGTTTAGAATACCTGCGCCGCCACGCTCAGGATGTGTGGCAGGCAATCGTTTTAATGTGGCTGCGGGAAGATTCGCGCTTGGCGCTGATCTTGATTGAAGATTTAGGGCTTCAGCTACCGATGACATTTAAACGTGGGGTCAGCTTGGGCGAACAAATTTTAATTAAAGTTGCCTACGTCGATCCGCGTCAAGATACGATTCAGTTTCAAGAAGTGTCCTATTCTGAGGCTGTGGCTGCGAATTGA
- the rpsR gene encoding 30S ribosomal protein S18: MSFYRRRLSPIKPQDPIDYKDVDLLRKFITERGKILPRRLTGLTAKQQRDLTVAIKRARLLALLPFINPEG, encoded by the coding sequence ATGAGTTTCTACCGTCGTCGTTTATCTCCGATTAAGCCTCAAGACCCCATAGACTACAAAGATGTCGATTTGCTGCGGAAGTTTATTACCGAACGGGGCAAAATTCTTCCCCGTCGGCTCACAGGCTTAACCGCTAAGCAACAGAGAGATTTAACTGTAGCTATCAAGCGGGCGCGTTTATTGGCTTTGTTACCTTTCATCAATCCAGAAGGGTAA